A single window of Pristis pectinata isolate sPriPec2 chromosome 8, sPriPec2.1.pri, whole genome shotgun sequence DNA harbors:
- the cited1 gene encoding cbp/p300-interacting transactivator 1 produces MSSLVYPGPKEREAVAMLHYGGSVVRSRVPSGSSGQFNAGLIASSCGAQRQQFTLHGPQLLASFQLQKLNSQYHSSALQPAPVSGDSQAADAVQSPAQVGPVAPAPHAPGIIDTDLIDEDVLMTLVLELGLDRVDELPELWLGHNEFDFTSDVTSVTC; encoded by the coding sequence ATGAGTTCTCTGGTGTACCCGGGACCGAAGGAGCGAGAAGCGGTTGCCATGCTACACTATGGAGGTTCAGTGGTTCGGAGTCGGGTTCCCAGCGGCTCCAGTGGGCAGTTTAACGCGGGACTGATCGCTTCTTCGTGCGGGGCGCAGAGACAACAGTTCACCCTGCACGGCCCGCAGCTGTTGGCCAGCTTCCAGCTGCAGAAACTCAACAGTCAGTACCACAGCTCGGCGCTGCAGCCCGCCCCAGTGTCCGGAGACAGTCAGGCAGCGGATGCTGTCCAGTCGCCGGCACAGGTCGGCCCGGTAGCTCCAGCCCCACACGCACCGGGCATCATCGACACGGACCTCATTGATGAGGACGTGCTCATGACCCTGGTGCTGGAGTTGGGTTTGGACCGAGTGGACGAGCTGCCTGAACTCTGGCTGGGACACAATGAATTTGATTTCACCTCAGACGTGACCTCGGTCACCTGCTGA